A window of the Lactuca sativa cultivar Salinas chromosome 7, Lsat_Salinas_v11, whole genome shotgun sequence genome harbors these coding sequences:
- the LOC111907441 gene encoding uncharacterized protein LOC111907441: MLNRNREEGHEHLYHDYFADNCVYEAKDFKRRFRLNRDVFLRIVNALESRYGFFQLGYDARGRRGFTTLQKCVAAVRLMAMGESPDTMDDYMRMSERIARESLYTLSRGVVETFGDVYLRKPSLHDLQELYAAHEERHGFPGMIGSIDCTHWKWKNCPVAWKGQYASGHHGSPSLLPIFDDLLNGKAPDAPFTVNGNEYKYGYYLTDGIYPQYSTFVKAFRHPVEERDKFFKRRQEGARKDVERAFRVLKAKWHIVEHAARPLDLETLRYIMYACIIMHNMVVEDKRAKYCTLYPNGAQTHSVSTGNSGLFASRC; encoded by the exons ATGTTAAACAGAAATCGCGAGGAAGGACACGAACATCTATATCACGATTACTTTGCGGATAATTGTGTATACGAGGCGAAGGACTTCAAAAGAAGATTTCGTTTGAATAGGGATGTGTTCTTACGAATCGTCAACGCCTTGGAAAGCCG GTACGGATTTTTTCAATTAGGATATGATGCTAGAGGTAGACGCGGGTTTACAACGTTGCAGAAATGTGTTGCGGCCGTTCGTTTGATGGCTATGGGGGAGTCACCCGACACCATGGATGACTATATGAGAATGTCCGAAAGAATCGCAAGAGAGAGTTTGTATACATTGTCAAGGGGTGTTGTTGAAACTTTTGGTGACGTGTATTTGCGGAAACCTTCGTTGCATGATTTGCAAGAATTGTATGCGGCGCATGAAGAACGCCATGGGTTTCCCGGAATGATCGGAAGCATTGATTGCACACACTGGAAATGGAAAAATTGTCCGGTAGCATGGAAAGGGCAATACGCAAGTGGTCATCACGGATCACCTTCTTTG TTGCCAATATTCGACGATCTTTTGAATGGAAAAGCCCCGGATGCTCCTTTCACGGTGAATGGAAacgaatacaaatatgggtattacCTTACAGATGGAATATATCCTCAGTATTCCACATTCGTGAAGGCATTCCGCCACCCGGTTGAAGAACGAGATAAATTTTTTAAGAGAAGACAAGAAGGAGCACGTAAGGATGTGGAACGTGCTTTTAGAGTGCTGAAGGCGAAGTGGCATATAGTCGAACATGCAGCACGACCATTGGATTTAGAAACTTTACGATatatcatgtatgcatgtatcataatgcataacatggtaGTAGAAGATAAAAGGGCGAAATATTGCACACTATATCCCAACGGAGCCCAGACACATTCAGTTTCAACCGGGAACAGCGGATTATTTGCATCGCGTTGTTGA
- the LOC111907434 gene encoding kinesin-like protein KIN-14D produces MKEKFQKMKITSLQLQIAITTESLAAERSQKLDALECLKTLEKNQDSLKEELERVQQNALTANKKVETLEDQNKTLQKHNIKLEDQLERATNANKNLEREKDMILKYSMTLEKPCLIYEAQIADAKTNVMKLVMIDTKANSRDDVVKQKGTALRDADIL; encoded by the exons ATGAAG GAGAAATTCCAAAAAATGAAAATAACGTCGCTCCAACTACAGATAGCTATTACCACAGAAAGTTTGGCAGCTGAAAGGTCACAGAAGCTA GATGCCCTTGAATGTCTTAAGACTTTAGAAAAGAATCAAGATTCTTTAAAGGAGGAGCTTGAAAGGGTCCAACAGAATGCATTGACTGCGAATAAGAAG GTGGAAACATTAGAAGATCAAAATAAAACGTTGCAAAAGCATAACATCAAACTTGAAGATCAACTTGAAAGAGCTACTAATGCAAACAAAAACCTAGAAAGGGAGAAAGATATGATATTAAAGTACAGCATGACATTGGAGAAACCGTGTCTCATTTATGAGGCTCAGATTGCTGATGCTAAG ACAAATGTCATGAAACTTGTTATGATTGATACAAAAGCA AATTCAAGAGATGATGTTGTCAAGCAAAAAGGAACTGCATTGAGGGATGCAGATATACTCTAA